AACGCCTTGAATTTGAAATTATGCTCACAATAAGCTCGTTCATGCGGAACAATCAGAAGGCAGTAGTGGTGATTGATGGACTGGAGATGCTCATCGTGGAAAATGGCTTTGATAAGGTGCTCAAGTTTGTGAAGAAGGTAGTTGATATTGCCAACACAACCCAATCAATGATTTATGTGCCCTTGAGTCCCGGGACACTAACTCCAGACCAGGAGGCAATGTTGAGTAAGGCATTTGATAAAGTGTGGAAGGACTGATGTGAGCATTAGTAAGCATTAAGGAGTTTGGCAATCCATGGCAGAGTGGTTTATTGACAGAGAGGTAGAAATCGCAGAACTTTCTGATGCACTGAAGATTGTGGATGAACGCGGCGCCATGTACTTTATCACAGGGCCAACAGGAATGGGCAAGACCGCTCTCTGCACCCATCTGAGCAGGATTGCAGAAGAAAAAGGTTTTATGGTTTTGATTGGGAGATGTATCTATGAAAACACAGTACCATATTTCCCAATTTATGAGATGTTTAGTCGTATTGCAAACACCGAGAAGAAGGAAATATACATTCCACTTGGTTTAAGCCTGCCCGAGAGTGAGGAAAAAACTCCAAGGAGTGGTTGGAAAAACCCTAACCAGGAAAAATTGATGGTGCTTGAGAATCTTATCCGAAAGTTCAATACAATTGCGAAAGAGAAGCCGGTGCTTCTGATACTTGAAGACATTCAATGGGCAGATTCAGGCACTCTAGCCCTTATACATTATCTTTCAAGAACGATTCAAAATATGCGAATGGTTGCCCTTGTAACCTACAATTCCGAAGGTCTAGCTACCAGAAAAAATGAAATTTTTGCAGAGACAGTTAAAAATATCAACATAGAGAGAGGTTGTAAAACCCTTGAGCTTAAGGCATTCAATACAGACCAAACGGTGCACCTCCTCACAAAGATTCTCGGCACATGGAAGATGCCAGAAGAGCTTATTTCAAAAATATACACCCTTTCCGAAGGTAATCCCTTCTTTGTGGAGGAATTGGGTAGAACAATACTGGAAGAAAAAATTTTTGACAGGGCAAGTCGCAAATTAAACGCCAGCATGAGTGAGATAGACCTGCCCCAGAGCATCAGGAGTGTTGTCCAGCATAGAATCGCCAGATTGAGCGAGATTGAAAGAAAGGTATTGCTGATAGCAGCAGTTATTGGAAGAAGATTTGAGTACCCAGTACTTAGAGGTCTCGCAGACATGAAGGAAGATGAGTTGCTGAATGTCATTGATAGGTTGAGGGAGTTAGGAATAATTCAAGAGATTCAAGAGGGTGAGGAATGCTATGAATTCAGCTCAAACTTGGTCTGGGAGGCCGTCTATAAATCCATTACTGGCCAACGAAAAAAATTGCTTCACAGAAACGCAGCAATAGAAATTGAGAAGCATCACCAGAACGAAAGCAGATATTGGGGGGAGATAGGGAGGCATTACCTCCTTGGTGGAAACTTTGAAAATGGTGTAAAGTACCTGATTCTTGCAGCAAAACATGCAGCTGCCAGTTATGGAATTGAAGAGTGTTTCCGCAACATCTGTGAGGCAGAGAAGGGCTTGAAACAAATTCAGGAGGTAGAGGTAAGAGGGCAGTATGCAAATGAGGTCTACAGATTGCTTGGAGATTGTTATATCGTAAAAGGAGATTACTCTCGGGCAATAGAAAGTTATAATGCTGCACTGCAGCACTGTATGGACACACTGCAAAGGGTAAAAGTGTTAATAAAATTGACAGAACCATACCTTAGAAAAGGAGACCTCACCAATGCTCTTGGTGTGCTGGAGAAGGCATTAGCAGAAGTGAAAAAAGAGGATTATCTCACCACCACAGAGATTTTCAGAAACATGGGCTGGGTGCATGAAAAGATGGGAAATTACAGGCGGGCTGTGGAATATTATGAAAAAAGTGTGGAACTCTGCAAAAAACATGGGGATGAAATTGAACTGGGTGAGTGCTGTCATCGGCTGGGAACTGGCTTGTTTTACCTCGGAGATTTTAAAAGAGCGAAGGAATGTTTAGAGAAAGGACTGGAAATAAGAGTAAAGTATGGAATGAAAAAGGAGATTGCGATTTCTTACAATAACCTTGGAATTGTGCTGAACAACATGGGAGAACATGAATTAGCCCTTGATTATTTTATGAGGGCAAAGAAAATCTGGGAGGACATGGGCGACTTGCTGGGTGTGGCTGCAGTCACAAACAACATTGCATTGATTTACGGTTTGAAGGGAGAACGGCTTGAGGAGATTGAGTTTTACAAAAAAGTAGTTGAAATTGTAAGGCGAATCGGTGAGAAGGAGACAGAAATGATTGTGCTGACAAATATTGGACTTGCATATGAGGACATTGGAGATTACAAAACAGCAATAGAGTGTTATCTTGCATCTATAGAACTTTCAAGGGAAATGGGTGAGAAGCGAATGCAGTCAAATACAATGGGAAGCATGGCAACTGCTTATGCATACCTCGGACGGATTGAGGAGGCAATAGAGTATGCCCATTACGCAATTGGACTGGCTGAGGAAACTGGGAGCATGGAATTTATTGGAAGTGCAAATGCAAGCATGGGCGAAGTCCTGCGAGTTGCGAAAAGATTTGAGATGGCAGAGGAGTATTTTATGAAAGCGTATGAAATTTACAAAAAAATTGGCCTGGATGATGGTGTCAACACAATAAAATTTTATCTGGCAAAATTGTACATTGAGACTGGAAGATTAGAGGAAGCAAAGAAAAATTTGGCTGAGGTGATGGCGTTTTACACCAGAACTGGAAACAAATCTATGTTGAGGAAGATTCAGAACGAGCTTGAAAAAGTGCACTCAAACATCGAAACAACCTGATGTCTTTCTCCGATAAAATTAAGATTGGCTATGCCTTTGCCTGTTGCATGAAAGTGACAATGATGGCATTGGAGTATCCTCCAAACATTTATGGGGGCGTTGGCATCCATCTGAAGTATCTAACAAGAGCCCTGCTGAAATTCATGGATGTGGAGGTGCGAACGATTGGAAATGAAAAGCCAAAGAATATGGATAGAGTTGCTGTGAAATATTTTGTTCCTTGGAAGGAGATGAGCGAAATAAAGGAGAGACATGGAAAAGTGCTGGAAACCCTCTCACTTTGCCTTTCCTTTGTGGCTGAGCCCATCGATGGAGATATTGTTCATACACACACCTGGTACACGAATCTTGCTGGCTTTTACGCAAAAAAGCTTTATGGAAAAAAAGTTTTAGCGACTGTGCATTCACTTGAACCATTGCGACCATGGAAGGCAGAGCAGCTCGGCAGTGGTTACAATTTGAGTGTATGGATGGAGAAGACAGGGCTGGAGGAGTGCGACAGAATAATTGCTGTTTCTGGAGAAATGAAAAAAGACATCCAGAAGGTCTATGGGATTCCTGAAAACAGAATAGTTGTGATTCACAACGGAATTGACATTGAAAAATACAGGAAAAGAGAGAATGAGGCGCTGCTTTCAAATTTAGGTGTAAAGAAACCCTACATTCTTTTTGTGGGGCGGCTTACAAGACAGAAAGGGATTTTCGAGCTTGTGGAAGCAATGAAGAAAGTCAAAGATACACTGGTGCTGGTTACAGGAAAGCCAGATACTGCTGAAATAGAGGCGGAACTTGCTGCAAAACTCAAGGGAATGGAGAACATTATTTGGCTTAACCGAATGCTTTCTGAAGAAGAAATAATTGCTCTTTATTCCAGTGCCCAACTTTTCGTCTGTCCTTCAATTTACGAGCCATTTGGCATCATCAATCTTGAGGCAATGGCCTGCGGTGCCCCAGTTGTGGCCTCAGCAGTAGGTGGAATAAAAGAGGTTATTCAGGAGGGAAAGAACGGTGTGCTTGTCGAGCCAGGAAATGTAGAATCACTGGTAGAGGGAATTGAGAAGGTTTTGAGAGATGATGAATTCAGGGCAAGATTGGTTGCCGAGGGAAGAAAACGGGCAGAGGAATTTGCCTGGGAGCGTATTGCAGAGAAAACTTTTTCGCTATACAGGGAGGTTGTAGGAGAATGATTTCAAATAAGGAACTTGAAATTTTTATAAATGGGGAGTTACGAAAGCAAAGATGGTTTGGACAGAAACTTGAAAAAATTAGTGTGGGGATTGAGGACAGAATCCCTGCCTATACCACAGAAAATCTAGGAGTTGAATTTTTTATTTTAAAAACGAAGCCGGGCAATAAAAGATATTTTGTGCCAATTGCATTTGCAAAAAGTGCCTTCCAGATTTTTGAGGCAGGGGCATCTGTGCATACATTGAAAAAAGGCAATGGAAACATTCATGTGTTTGAGGCAGAATATCTGGATGTTTTTCCCTCAATCATTTACAGAATGTTTGAAGATGGAGAAAGATTTGCGGGTAAAAAATCGGAAATCAGTTTTGTGCTGAGACAGAACATAAGGGGATTGAAGGTGCGAAAAGGAGAGGTGATTGGCGGAGATACTACAAACTTCAACTTGAAGCTTCTAACATCAGAAAGAACCATGGTGCTTAAAACCTATAGGACCTTTGATGCTGATAACCCTGAGGTAGAAATGCTGCTCCAGCTTTCTAACTTTAAAAATGTGCCCCATGTTCTTGGTTATGCCGAGGTTTCAATCGGTGGTAAAGTTGCAAATGGCTTCCTGCTGATGGAATTTTTAGAATGTGCAGGCGATGGAATAAAAGCATTCATGAAGGATTTGAATTTCCTCCTTAATAGCGATAGGCCAGAAGGGAAAAACGCAGTGATGCAACATTCTGAGGGGCTTGCAGCTAAACTTGGAAAAACCACTGCGGAGATGCATGTTCATTTAATTGGAGAGGATGAGAAGTTTCAGCCAGAAATCATAACGGAAGAGGACATTGAGCGATGGAAAAGCAGAATTCTCTCAAATCTGAACTACTGCCTTGAAAAAATTCAGAAGTTACCTGCAGCTCACAGCCATAGCACTGCAATCCAGAAAATGGCAGAAGAAATTGAGAAGGAGATGGTTGCAAAGCACCTTGAAGAGGCAGGCGAATTTGCGGGCTTGCAAAAGATAAGAACCCATCAGGACTACCATCTGGGGCAGGTGCTATATGGAAAGGAGGAAAACTTTTATGTCCTGGATTTTGAGGGGGAGCCGGGAAGAAAGGGTGCTGAGCGGAGAGAGAAACTGCCACCGTTGCGGGATGTGGCGACAATGCTCCGTTCCTTTGCCTATCTCAAACACCTTGCTTTCAGAAACTATCTTGAAGAACGGCTTTCCATAACTGGCGAAAGAGAAAAACTCTGCTGGGCACCCCTTGTTCTTACGGGGATAGATGTTGATTTGTGGATAGATGAAAAAGTGGCAGAAATGCTGAATTTGTATGAAGAAAAAACTGGAAATGCCTTTGTAAAAAACTACATACAGAAAATGCGAGAACTTAATTCCTCACTTGTGCCTGAGATTGAACTAAGCAAAAAAATGCTGAAATTCTGGAAAATCGAAAAAGCGATTTATGAGCTAAAATATGAACTTGAATACAGAGTGGAGTATGCAGGAATACCAATTGCAGGGATTCTGGAAGAGCTAAGAGATTAACTTTTACTTTAGCTTTTCTGATGTAATTTACTGCACAAACTTTATCTCTGTCTTTTCGTATTCTGGCTTTGTGTAATCTGGAAGAATGTCAATCACTTTCTTTGGGCAAACTTCCACGCACATTGCACACTGGATACACCTGAAGGGTTCAAGCGTGTTTGTCTTGCTTGCCTTATCCACCTTGATTGCATTTGCCGGGCAGTTTCGCATGCACAGACCACAAAAAACGCAGTCCTTCATCCTTGCAAACACAATATGGCCCCTTGCTGTGGGAAATGGTGCCCTTTTCTCAAACGGGTATTTCCTGGTTACTGGCTTTGAAAGCAGGTTTCTCAAAATGAGTGAAATCATGCCTGGCATTTTTTCACCTCTCTGTGCAGGAAATGCACGGGTCAATTGAAAGCACAACCACCGGCACATTTGCAAACTCACAGCCCTTGCTGAGCATTGTGATTGTGGGCCAGATATTTGCAAATGTGGGCGTTCGCACCTTCACCCGCTCCAGATTCTTTGTTCCGTTGCCCTTGAGATAGTAGAAAAGCTCGCCTCTGGGCGGCTCAACACGAATAACGCATTCCCCCTTTGGCAACGCTGTGGACTTGGTAATTATATCCCCTGGCGGCATCTTAGATAGCGATTCTCTTATTAACTCAATTGACTGGAACATTTCCTTCCATCTCACAACTGCCCTGCCATAGCTGTCACAGGTGTCTACAACAACTGGCTTAAAATCAAGATCGCCATAGGCATCGTAGCCAAGCATCCTCATGTCATATGGCACATTAGATGCTCTTGCGGTGGGTCCCACAGCCCCATCCCGTTTTGCCTCCTTTTCTGTAAGCACACCTACACCTTTAGTGCGTTTCACGAGTGTGTAGTCCTTGAGCACATCCGCCACACTCTTCAGTGCTTCCTCCAGAAAGTCCATTACTTTGTTTACCTCTTTTGCCTGCTCTTCACTAATGTCTCTTCGCACGCCCCCAATCGCATTCATAGAATAAGTCACCCGATTCCCTGTTATTTTCTCCAGCACATCCATCAGCTTTTCCCTGTAGTTCCAGACCTGCATGAAGTAACTCTCAAATCCAATCGCATCTCCAAGCAATCCAAACCAGAGCATATGGGAATGCAACCTGTTCATTTCATTGATAATCACTCTGATGTATCTTGCCCTCGCTGGTGCCTCAATTCCCATCAATCGCTCCACGCCTAGTACATACGCAGTGCTGTGCGGGGACTGGCAAATACCACAAATTCTTTCAGCCAAAAAAATGTTTTTCTTAAGTTCGTTCAGCTCAAATGCCTTCTCAATACCTCTGTGAACATACCCAATCACAGGTTCTGCACCCACTACAAATTCATCCTCAACTTTGAGTTTGAACTGGATTGGTTCTGGAAAAACCACATGTTGAGGCCCGAATGTGAGCACTGTCTTTGCCATCTATTTCACCCCCTTCTTTTCCTCTTTCTTCTTTCGCAATGGCGCCTTCGGAGAATCAGGTGCCAGCAGCATTCCATGTGGAATCCCCTTAATTTTTGCCTCAAACATATCAACAATTTCGCATTCTATAAGGGTAGCGCAGGGATAAATACTGCTTATAGAAGGAATCTCCTCATCTGGAGAGAACTGCAGCCTCAGATTTACCAGATTTGGCTTTTCCCCGAGTGTGTCAAAATGATAAATTATTTCCAGTTTTTCCCCCAAGTCCACACAGGTAGCAATTACAAATCTGGCATCATTTTCTGCAAGTTTCTTTACCTCATCCAGCAAATTTTCCTTTGTAACAACAGTATCATTTTCCATAATTATTCCTCCTCCTTCTTTTCCTCTTTTTCTTTCTTCTTTTCTTCTTTGCCTTTCTTCTTCTCAACCCACTTACCCTCCTGAATTGCCTTCAGTTTCTCAAGTGCCTTCACCACACCATCAATTATTGCTTCTGGTTTAGGGGGACACCCCGGCACATAGACATCCACTGGTATCACCTTATCAACACCGCCCAGCACATTGTAGCAGTTGTGGAAGACGCCACCTGTTGAACCGCATGCACCTACAACAATCACAACCTTGGGTGGTGGAATCTGGTCATAGAGATTCTTCAAAACCACCTTGTTTCTGTGGTTCACGCTGCCAGTTACCATCAGAACATCTGCATGCTTTGGATTTCCCTTGTTCAAAATCCCAAAACGCTCAATATCGTAATAGGGAGTCAAGCATGCCAGAATTTCAATATCACAGCCATTGCAACTTGAACAGTCATAGTGCAGAATCCATGGCGATTTCAACCTTGAAAGCTTTGTGAGGGCTCCATCCTCATCAGGCATTTTATGCACCTCCTGCTGTCACTGCTACATATATCATGTTGATTATTATTAAACCTATTCCAATCGGCAATGCCACCTTTGGTAACGAATCCCATGTCAATCTCGTGGTGATGTTGTCAATTATCATCACTACCAGGTAAACAACTGCAATTAGCAAAACCATAGCCACAATTGAAAGCAGGAAATTGCCAGGCACAATCACGAAAAGCCCAAGCACACCAAGAATTACAAAGAGTTCATACCAGTGCGTGAGCTTTAGAATTCCAAGGTAGGTGCCAGAATATTCTACCATTGTGCCTGAAATTATTTCTGTGTGCGCTGTAGAAATGTCAAAAGGCGATTTCTGCATCTTTATCATCAACACAATCACCATTGCCACCAGTGCAAGTGGAAGCTTGAGAATAAGAGGCTCGTAAATTGCTGTAATCTCAAAGCTCTTCACCGTGTAGCCAATCCCGAATATCACGAGCAGGAAAATTGGCTCATATGCGAGCATCTGGACTAACTCTCGGTTTGCACCAATCGCACTGAAGGCGGAGCGTGTGCTATAAGCACCAAGTACCATGAAAACTGCACCCGCATTCAGTAGGAAGAAGACCACGAGCAAATCGCTTCGAAGGCAGAAGAAGACTGTAGCTAGCATGACCATTCCAAAGAATGCAATCGCAAAAATTACCTGGGCTTTGTTCACTATTCTATCCTCCTTCCCGAAGAGTTTCACAACATCGTAGAGGGGCTGGAGCACAGGAGGACCTATTCTATTCTGCATTCTTGCAGTAATCTTTCTGTCAAGCCCAATCACGAGCATCCCAATGAAAGGTGCCAGCAGGAAAAACACGATTCCAAGAATTGTTGTGTAGTCAACCATTACTTCCACCATCTACCACACCCCCGTTATTGTGATTGCCAGAATTCCAAGTGCAAGCAGTGTTATCATCAATCCAATGCCCAAGCTGTTTACATACAGGTTCATCTTTTCCTCTCCAATCTGTTTTTCAAAGTATGTGCCACCAAGCACAGTTGGATATTCCACACCGCAAGAGTAAACCTTTGTGAGGTCTTTCTTCTCAACCCTGCTTAATGCAGGTACGAGCAGAACCACCGCAAGGAAAATTGCGATGAACACTGGAGAGAAATAACCCCAGGGAGTTGTGAGAGTTGTAGCATAGGTCACTGCATGAAGCGGTACTTGAGTGTTCAGCAGAACCTTAACTGCTGGATTTATGAAGCTTTCAACAATGGGAGAAATCATCACTGAAAGAATCACTGCTAAGCTAAGCATAATTACTAACGGAGCGGAGAAAAGCACACTCATTCTTTCTGGTGTGATTTCTTCCTCTGTCTCCATGTTTATCATTCTTCCAATCCACTTCAGATAATAAACCACTGTAGCTGCACTCCCTACAGCCAGGAAAAATACGATAATCGGCATCTCAAGACCTGCTTGAACAGCAAAGTATTTGCCAAGGAACATACCAAAAGGTGGAATTATCATTGTTAGAATGCCCATCAACAGCACCGTAGTTATGAACGGCTTGCGAACAATTAACCCATCCATCTTCTCGATTTCCTTTGAGTGTGTCTCATGCTGGACTACACCAACACCCAGGAACAGGAGGGCTTTAGAAATCGCATGGAACACCGTAAGCACGATTGCAGCAGCCACCGCAAATGGAGAGTGCAACGCTGCAAGCATTATTATCAATCCGAGGTTACCAATGGTTGAGTAGGCAAGCACTTTTTTCGCATTGTTCTGAGAAATTGCAAGAATTGCAGTTATCATAAAGGAGAAGCCACCAATAATCGCAATCAGGTAGCCAAGTGACTGAATGTGGGCGAAAACCGGAGAAAGACGCACAAAGAGATAGACACCGAGCTTGACCATCGT
This genomic stretch from Thermoplasmata archaeon harbors:
- a CDS encoding NADH-quinone oxidoreductase subunit B family protein, giving the protein MPDEDGALTKLSRLKSPWILHYDCSSCNGCDIEILACLTPYYDIERFGILNKGNPKHADVLMVTGSVNHRNKVVLKNLYDQIPPPKVVIVVGACGSTGGVFHNCYNVLGGVDKVIPVDVYVPGCPPKPEAIIDGVVKALEKLKAIQEGKWVEKKKGKEEKKKEKEEKKEEE
- a CDS encoding phosphotransferase, coding for MISNKELEIFINGELRKQRWFGQKLEKISVGIEDRIPAYTTENLGVEFFILKTKPGNKRYFVPIAFAKSAFQIFEAGASVHTLKKGNGNIHVFEAEYLDVFPSIIYRMFEDGERFAGKKSEISFVLRQNIRGLKVRKGEVIGGDTTNFNLKLLTSERTMVLKTYRTFDADNPEVEMLLQLSNFKNVPHVLGYAEVSIGGKVANGFLLMEFLECAGDGIKAFMKDLNFLLNSDRPEGKNAVMQHSEGLAAKLGKTTAEMHVHLIGEDEKFQPEIITEEDIERWKSRILSNLNYCLEKIQKLPAAHSHSTAIQKMAEEIEKEMVAKHLEEAGEFAGLQKIRTHQDYHLGQVLYGKEENFYVLDFEGEPGRKGAERREKLPPLRDVATMLRSFAYLKHLAFRNYLEERLSITGEREKLCWAPLVLTGIDVDLWIDEKVAEMLNLYEEKTGNAFVKNYIQKMRELNSSLVPEIELSKKMLKFWKIEKAIYELKYELEYRVEYAGIPIAGILEELRD
- a CDS encoding NADH-quinone oxidoreductase subunit H, producing the protein MVEVMVDYTTILGIVFFLLAPFIGMLVIGLDRKITARMQNRIGPPVLQPLYDVVKLFGKEDRIVNKAQVIFAIAFFGMVMLATVFFCLRSDLLVVFFLLNAGAVFMVLGAYSTRSAFSAIGANRELVQMLAYEPIFLLVIFGIGYTVKSFEITAIYEPLILKLPLALVAMVIVLMIKMQKSPFDISTAHTEIISGTMVEYSGTYLGILKLTHWYELFVILGVLGLFVIVPGNFLLSIVAMVLLIAVVYLVVMIIDNITTRLTWDSLPKVALPIGIGLIIINMIYVAVTAGGA
- a CDS encoding nickel-dependent hydrogenase large subunit, which gives rise to MAKTVLTFGPQHVVFPEPIQFKLKVEDEFVVGAEPVIGYVHRGIEKAFELNELKKNIFLAERICGICQSPHSTAYVLGVERLMGIEAPARARYIRVIINEMNRLHSHMLWFGLLGDAIGFESYFMQVWNYREKLMDVLEKITGNRVTYSMNAIGGVRRDISEEQAKEVNKVMDFLEEALKSVADVLKDYTLVKRTKGVGVLTEKEAKRDGAVGPTARASNVPYDMRMLGYDAYGDLDFKPVVVDTCDSYGRAVVRWKEMFQSIELIRESLSKMPPGDIITKSTALPKGECVIRVEPPRGELFYYLKGNGTKNLERVKVRTPTFANIWPTITMLSKGCEFANVPVVVLSIDPCISCTER
- a CDS encoding NADH-quinone oxidoreductase subunit C; protein product: MENDTVVTKENLLDEVKKLAENDARFVIATCVDLGEKLEIIYHFDTLGEKPNLVNLRLQFSPDEEIPSISSIYPCATLIECEIVDMFEAKIKGIPHGMLLAPDSPKAPLRKKKEEKKGVK
- a CDS encoding tetratricopeptide repeat protein → MAEWFIDREVEIAELSDALKIVDERGAMYFITGPTGMGKTALCTHLSRIAEEKGFMVLIGRCIYENTVPYFPIYEMFSRIANTEKKEIYIPLGLSLPESEEKTPRSGWKNPNQEKLMVLENLIRKFNTIAKEKPVLLILEDIQWADSGTLALIHYLSRTIQNMRMVALVTYNSEGLATRKNEIFAETVKNINIERGCKTLELKAFNTDQTVHLLTKILGTWKMPEELISKIYTLSEGNPFFVEELGRTILEEKIFDRASRKLNASMSEIDLPQSIRSVVQHRIARLSEIERKVLLIAAVIGRRFEYPVLRGLADMKEDELLNVIDRLRELGIIQEIQEGEECYEFSSNLVWEAVYKSITGQRKKLLHRNAAIEIEKHHQNESRYWGEIGRHYLLGGNFENGVKYLILAAKHAAASYGIEECFRNICEAEKGLKQIQEVEVRGQYANEVYRLLGDCYIVKGDYSRAIESYNAALQHCMDTLQRVKVLIKLTEPYLRKGDLTNALGVLEKALAEVKKEDYLTTTEIFRNMGWVHEKMGNYRRAVEYYEKSVELCKKHGDEIELGECCHRLGTGLFYLGDFKRAKECLEKGLEIRVKYGMKKEIAISYNNLGIVLNNMGEHELALDYFMRAKKIWEDMGDLLGVAAVTNNIALIYGLKGERLEEIEFYKKVVEIVRRIGEKETEMIVLTNIGLAYEDIGDYKTAIECYLASIELSREMGEKRMQSNTMGSMATAYAYLGRIEEAIEYAHYAIGLAEETGSMEFIGSANASMGEVLRVAKRFEMAEEYFMKAYEIYKKIGLDDGVNTIKFYLAKLYIETGRLEEAKKNLAEVMAFYTRTGNKSMLRKIQNELEKVHSNIETT
- a CDS encoding proton-conducting transporter membrane subunit, yielding MSGEIDIVIYPLALTTAIPLLLGVLCYLLPNKHVRNLIVGIGTLSAIIGSIWLFLYLTGVNGEITLEIDRISLLGKSISLFELIAALDFALLIGFLIIALERKSFWAGLFAFLQLIPLAWYEFYYMPLHETEHLAPIRIDYWSGIMCLIISIIGSLIAIYAVKYMEGQKNQNRFFAYVIGFLGAMNAAVFADNLLWFFFFWEVTTLACYMLIKHEETEEALKNATWALEVTLGGGTAMAFGIVILGTMSPAITTFSEIISKASDSAGAIPGLLIFSLAFVALAGLTKSAQVPFQSWLLGAMVAPTPVSALLHSSTMVKLGVYLFVRLSPVFAHIQSLGYLIAIIGGFSFMITAILAISQNNAKKVLAYSTIGNLGLIIMLAALHSPFAVAAAIVLTVFHAISKALLFLGVGVVQHETHSKEIEKMDGLIVRKPFITTVLLMGILTMIIPPFGMFLGKYFAVQAGLEMPIIVFFLAVGSAATVVYYLKWIGRMINMETEEEITPERMSVLFSAPLVIMLSLAVILSVMISPIVESFINPAVKVLLNTQVPLHAVTYATTLTTPWGYFSPVFIAIFLAVVLLVPALSRVEKKDLTKVYSCGVEYPTVLGGTYFEKQIGEEKMNLYVNSLGIGLMITLLALGILAITITGVW
- a CDS encoding 4Fe-4S dicluster domain-containing protein, giving the protein MPGMISLILRNLLSKPVTRKYPFEKRAPFPTARGHIVFARMKDCVFCGLCMRNCPANAIKVDKASKTNTLEPFRCIQCAMCVEVCPKKVIDILPDYTKPEYEKTEIKFVQ
- the glgA gene encoding glycogen synthase, whose translation is MSFSDKIKIGYAFACCMKVTMMALEYPPNIYGGVGIHLKYLTRALLKFMDVEVRTIGNEKPKNMDRVAVKYFVPWKEMSEIKERHGKVLETLSLCLSFVAEPIDGDIVHTHTWYTNLAGFYAKKLYGKKVLATVHSLEPLRPWKAEQLGSGYNLSVWMEKTGLEECDRIIAVSGEMKKDIQKVYGIPENRIVVIHNGIDIEKYRKRENEALLSNLGVKKPYILFVGRLTRQKGIFELVEAMKKVKDTLVLVTGKPDTAEIEAELAAKLKGMENIIWLNRMLSEEEIIALYSSAQLFVCPSIYEPFGIINLEAMACGAPVVASAVGGIKEVIQEGKNGVLVEPGNVESLVEGIEKVLRDDEFRARLVAEGRKRAEEFAWERIAEKTFSLYREVVGE